A stretch of DNA from Rhizoctonia solani chromosome 9, complete sequence:
AATTGTGAACAGCCATGAGCTAAACACAGTTTCTGGCACGAAAGCGACTAGTATAGAATGGTACATAATTTGTCCGCCGATAACTAGCATTAATGCGGAAAAGTGAAGAGGGCGGTATGCGAAGAAACATGATTTCCTGCTGTAGCTCTCCCCTTCCCGAAatattgaaaaaaaaaaaacttacCTGAATGGCAGAGTTCATTTCATGGCGTGCTAGGGCTCCTGGGGTGCTTAGCAGGGGATTTCGGCGATGTACATATACTCTGACCTTTAAATTGTGGTCTACATTTATTACCATTACACACCCGAACAATCACACGATGTATTTTCGGTACACCCTAATCCAACGTCGACACCATGAAGAATCCGCGCCTTCGCCTTAAACCCGTTGACGACCGATGTGCCACGACTCGTCAATGTCCTCAGAGATGGGCAGTACATTATGGTCATCGTAATCTTCTAACCCGTGAAGCCATATTTCAACTTTCGATCGAACTGATACCATCCGGGGTCCATGACCACGCGCTTGGCTTTCGTCCACATTGGTTAGTGGCCTCCCCAGTGTAGACGTCGATTTAGTGATAGACGATTTTTGTACCACACGCTGACTTGCATATGGGTTATCGGTTTGTGGGGGCAATCCAGCAGCGACATGCACGGGACTACACCAGAGCGTAGGCTAAGTACGTTGTAACAAACCTAAACGGCCTCTCAATTCCAAGGTCCGCCTATGTATGATTGCACCACACATAGGTGGGTCTTTCACCACGATGCCAAGTGTAGAACCGGCAAGTGGGGAGACGCCTGAGCCGCGTTAGGGGCTCTGGTTCTCTAGACCAAGCACGGGTTATGCGGCTCCACTGGCCACATTGCACCGCCTTATTAACGTGATTTTGTATTTCATAGCTAACGTACAGAAGTACGAGATTCAGCCCTTCTGGTATGTGCGTGTGAGCTCCACTCTGACGAGAAGAGAAGGTAGCCCGTGCTTCTTACTATAAATACACGAATCAATATTGATACATATATCCCGAGACATCATTTTCGGCTTGGGCTCGGCCTGCAGATATTCGATCTACATTTCCATTGAAATCAGTCGTGATCAATCAAACAACAAGGCATATATAAACCTCATGCCCCCAAACTTTGGCTGCGTAAGATGTTAACTACGCATATGGGTCAGATTCAAGCTTTCGCAGTGGCCTTTCTCACATCCCTTGCGCTGTTGCCTACAGTATTAGCTGCTGAACTCTGTCAGGCAAACCAATCTTGCTGGCCTTCGGTCGACGCATGGTCGACCTTCAACACTTCCATAGGCGGTCAACTTGTCGCACCGCACCCTCCCGGGTGGGCATGCCATGATCCCAACTATGACGAAATAGCCTGCAACGACTTCAAGGCAAATTGGAACAGCTCCTTCTGGCGCGCTAACCAAACCGGTGCAATGCAAAACCCTATCTGGGATAGCCTCCAATGTAGTTTTGGGTCTCCTCGGGATGAAACATGTGATCAAGGATTTGTTCCTTATTACTCGGTCGACGCACAAAGCGATATACACGTAATTGAAGCTGTAAAGTTTGCAGACAGGTATAACCTGAGCCTAGTGGTAAAGAGTACCGGTCATGATTAGTAAGCTCCAGATCTAGACTCGTCCTGGCCATAACATAACTCATTCTGATTTGGCTACCTGCAGCCTCGGGCGGTCAAGCGGTGCTGAGGGTTCGTTCAGTATCTGGACACACAACCTTCGTGGCATTGATTTTACCAATTCATTTGTGGCCAGTGGATGCTCACAGAATGAAACTGCTCTCCCCGCAGTCACGGTCAAGGCGGCCGAGCAGTGGCTAGGTGAGTATAACATTACCCTGCAAAATCCATCGGAGTTTGCAAGCCCAAAATGCTCGAAAAGCATACACAAGATCACCACGGATGTCTTGTTTAAGCTTCTCAAGCATTTtgggctcagaagctctgtcggattttgcagagTATTCTCTATGTGAAGATGGTACTAAGCGCTCGTTAGACGTATATAAGGCAGCAGACGCACATAACGTTTCTGTGGTTGGTGCCACAGCGCGAAGTGTGGGAGCTGCCGGTGGCTGGGTACAAGGAGGAGGACACAGTATGCTCAGCGGGTTATTTGGCATGGGTGTAGACAGTAAATCCCATTTCTACGCTAGCGCTATAACCAGCATTGATAATAACTCTGAAAAATCTCTCCTATAGACGTTTTACAGTTTACTCTAGTTAAGCCAGACGGCCAGACTGTACTGGTGAGCAAATGCCAGAACCAAGATCTGTTCTGGGCTCTTTGTGGGGGTGGAGGTAGTACATGGGGAGTAGGTAATCGGCAATGTTTGTGTGCTGGAACCGTGTTAACATTTGATTTATGAATAGGTTGCTTTGGATGTTACATACAAGACGCACCCTCCTGTCAACGTAAATGTGGTAAGAATGATCTTGAACGCAACCAATGCAGGGAAAATAGCGGAACTATCCGAGGTTATCCTAGGAGCCCTGCCTGGTATCACTGACCAAGGTGCGTGAATTTTACAAAAATGTCTAGCATAACTCGAACCGTCGACGTCCATTGCAGGAATTCGAGGGTATGGTGTCTGGGGGCCACCTACTTCTCTCATGGTCCTTTTGATCCACCCTAACAGTTCGTCGCTGCAGTCTACAAACAACACACTTCGACCTATATATAACTGGATAAATAATAATAGTGATACTGAAGCCCAAATTACTACTTCCGCTCATCCAACCTTTTACGACATGTTCAACAATTATATTCAAGATCCTAGTATTGGTGTTCCTATCTGGTTTGGGACTCGCCTTGTCTCTCGAGAGGCCTTTGCGAAAAACTCAAAAGAACTTCTCAAGTACATTTGGGGAGACGGAAAGCGTTTGGGTGCTAACTTCAATATCAGTA
This window harbors:
- a CDS encoding FAD-binding domain protein; its protein translation is MGQIQAFAVAFLTSLALLPTVLAAELCQANQSCWPSVDAWSTFNTSIGGQLVAPHPPGWACHDPNYDEIACNDFKANWNSSFWRANQTGAMQNPIWDSLQCSFGSPRDETCDQGFVPYYSVDAQSDIHVIEAVKFADRYNLSLVVKSTGHDYLGRSSGAEGSFSIWTHNLRGIDFTNSFVASGCSQNETALPAVTVKAAEQWLDVYKAADAHNVSVVGATARSVGAAGGWVQGGGHSMLSGLFGMGVDNVLQFTLVKPDGQTVLVSKCQNQDLFWALCGGGGSTWGVALDVTYKTHPPVNVNVVRMILNATNAGKIAELSEVILGALPGITDQGIRGYGVWGPPTSLMVLLIHPNSSSLQSTNNTLRPIYNWINNNSDTEAQITTSAHPTFYDMFNNYIQDPSIGVPIWFGTRLVSREAFAKNSKELLKYIWGDGKRLGANFNIIGGGAVSRVDPELTSLNPQWRKDAIVNWIFGGGWAANASAEEIEQIKSDTTQIVQRFSEVAGLDDAAYFNEADPLEPQWKKSFFGSHYDRLLKIKQGVDPKGLFRCNRCVGSDL